In Bdellovibrionales bacterium, the following proteins share a genomic window:
- a CDS encoding acyl-CoA thioesterase has protein sequence MNKNLFVLFRKVAFCETDAMGVVHHANYLRYFEEARVAWLRERGLMNYHFPYAPVCFAVLESHCYHEKGPRFDDDLKIAVTVRREGLKIRFRYAIYSQTGEQRIATGETLLVPVDEKIKPVRLKKEFMAQLENESWIETWPLSL, from the coding sequence GTGAATAAGAATCTATTTGTACTTTTCCGGAAAGTGGCATTTTGCGAGACGGATGCCATGGGTGTTGTCCATCATGCCAATTACCTTCGTTATTTTGAGGAGGCAAGAGTTGCTTGGTTACGCGAAAGAGGATTGATGAATTATCACTTTCCTTATGCCCCAGTCTGTTTTGCTGTATTGGAATCTCACTGTTACCACGAGAAAGGACCTCGTTTTGACGATGACCTCAAAATAGCGGTAACTGTTCGCAGGGAGGGATTGAAAATTCGCTTTCGCTATGCCATTTATTCTCAGACTGGTGAGCAGCGTATTGCAACTGGAGAAACTCTTTTAGTCCCTGTTGATGAAAAAATTAAGCCTGTTCGCCTCAAAAAGGAGTTCATGGCCCAATTGGAGAATGAATCATGGATAGAAACCTGGCCCTTGAGTTTGTGA
- a CDS encoding PQQ-like beta-propeller repeat protein, whose translation MESESGRLNWLLKPLFSIYLMVCLFFLFKNNPYLYSTETLKSIFQKEQESLVHTVPAIEGLEGKPSDLNLTFNWRQNNGRTGTYNDQLTFGRKYGKLWMRDLWVNGDEAFKKASFVWDDSGYYLTAGVPQLVKTDDKGQLVWKLSLANPASIFRAVPILTKTRMYATTTDGRIFCLDKEKGRIIWTSKPVDEIRGAPALVDSQIYFFGVHEENLKNKTHLFQANPWTGIVKQISAEDVGSINPYPPTINEELNALYVGSEEGNLYAINYQSGKLLFKTSTSDKILSAILLAQKRLAFTTMDGKLVSVDARTGALVWETDLESASETTPSYVPTFDYLVAMTINGYLQTIDFKTGEKQWKFLANSESSTKHHTFSLRLNGPAMESYDLKWKNKGYVIFAPCASKKICVYSPDHGKVLARILLEGEMASEPIFDGKDFIVTVKTEQNGALKLMRMGESGGHLSSPTSRASEAKISSEDHNGG comes from the coding sequence ATGGAATCTGAATCTGGGCGATTGAATTGGCTTCTTAAACCTCTGTTTTCTATTTATCTCATGGTCTGTTTGTTTTTTTTGTTCAAAAACAATCCCTACCTTTATTCTACTGAGACTCTCAAAAGCATTTTTCAAAAAGAGCAGGAAAGTCTCGTTCACACCGTCCCGGCCATAGAAGGCCTCGAGGGCAAGCCTTCTGATTTGAACCTGACTTTTAATTGGCGACAGAACAATGGTCGAACTGGAACCTATAATGATCAGCTCACTTTTGGGCGAAAATATGGAAAACTCTGGATGAGAGACCTTTGGGTTAACGGAGATGAAGCTTTTAAAAAGGCCTCTTTCGTCTGGGATGACAGTGGCTATTATTTGACCGCTGGGGTTCCCCAGCTCGTAAAAACAGACGACAAGGGACAACTTGTTTGGAAATTGTCTCTGGCAAACCCTGCGTCCATTTTCAGAGCAGTTCCCATTTTAACCAAAACAAGAATGTACGCCACCACCACAGACGGCCGTATTTTTTGCCTGGACAAAGAGAAGGGAAGAATAATTTGGACATCAAAACCTGTCGATGAAATTCGAGGAGCGCCTGCATTAGTTGATAGCCAAATCTATTTCTTTGGAGTCCATGAGGAAAATCTCAAAAATAAAACTCATCTTTTTCAAGCTAATCCTTGGACGGGAATCGTAAAGCAAATTAGTGCCGAAGACGTTGGCTCTATTAACCCCTATCCTCCAACCATCAATGAAGAGCTGAATGCGCTCTATGTTGGCAGTGAAGAAGGGAATTTGTACGCAATCAATTACCAGTCAGGAAAACTTCTTTTTAAGACTTCCACTTCTGACAAAATTCTCTCCGCTATTCTGTTAGCCCAGAAGAGACTGGCATTTACGACAATGGACGGAAAGCTCGTTTCGGTAGATGCCCGAACAGGAGCTCTCGTCTGGGAAACAGACCTCGAATCGGCTTCCGAGACCACCCCGTCTTACGTTCCCACTTTTGATTATTTGGTTGCTATGACAATCAATGGTTATCTCCAGACCATTGATTTTAAAACCGGAGAAAAACAATGGAAGTTTCTCGCCAACAGCGAAAGCAGTACAAAACACCACACATTCAGTCTGCGGCTCAACGGACCTGCCATGGAAAGTTACGACCTCAAATGGAAAAATAAGGGCTACGTTATCTTCGCTCCTTGCGCCTCAAAAAAAATCTGCGTTTATAGCCCTGATCATGGAAAGGTTCTGGCGCGAATCCTTCTCGAGGGCGAAATGGCGTCTGAACCTATATTTGATGGAAAAGACTTCATTGTCACAGTCAAAACAGAACAAAATGGGGCGCTCAAATTGATGCGCATGGGTGAGTCGGGCGGGCACCTTTCCTCTCCGACCTCGCGAGCCTCTGAAGCTAAGATATCGAGTGAAGATCACAACGGCGGCTGA
- a CDS encoding metalloregulator ArsR/SmtB family transcription factor translates to MHRIDSSLHELFQALSDPYRIRMVSLMLRAKSEMCLCELSDSLEEPEYKLSRHLKVLKSSGVLTSTRDGKWIYHSLVKNRHLLAVHAAIRSYPDTGRQFEKDLRRFKKRILLREGGRCRKPSRIMDREAQQRRA, encoded by the coding sequence ATGCATCGTATAGATTCATCGCTGCATGAGCTTTTTCAGGCCCTGTCCGATCCTTACAGGATTCGGATGGTTTCTCTTATGCTCCGAGCCAAAAGTGAAATGTGCCTCTGTGAACTCTCCGATAGCCTTGAGGAGCCGGAATACAAACTCTCGCGGCACCTAAAAGTACTCAAATCCTCGGGGGTTTTGACTTCCACTCGTGACGGGAAATGGATCTATCACTCGCTAGTCAAAAATAGGCATTTATTGGCGGTCCACGCTGCCATTCGAAGCTACCCAGATACCGGCAGGCAGTTTGAAAAGGATCTTCGCCGCTTTAAAAAGCGCATCCTTCTCCGGGAAGGTGGTCGCTGCCGCAAGCCTTCTAGGATTATGGATAGAGAGGCGCAACAAAGGCGGGCATGA
- a CDS encoding cation transporter, with protein sequence MKKSLFEIIKMDCPSEEQLIRLALGKYKSAHLQFDLPVRRLTVTHDERTEDIVKDLEKLNLGSRFLEEAETSAVASSIQTSDESRILWILLAINFAMFILEIGVGFYAQSTGLIADSLDMLADAAVYSMSLYAVGRSHLIQHRAARLSGWFQLLLAFGAFSEVARRFIFGSEPNSIFMMGMSFIALCANVTCLLLLMKHRQGAVHMRASWIFSTNDVLANIGVLLAGALVYFFKSSWPDLVIGLLIAAIVTRGALSIMKLPSVQEAIDEA encoded by the coding sequence ATGAAAAAGAGTCTTTTTGAAATCATTAAAATGGATTGCCCGAGCGAAGAGCAATTGATTCGCCTGGCCCTCGGAAAATACAAGTCAGCTCATCTTCAATTTGATCTTCCGGTGCGCCGCTTGACAGTGACTCACGATGAGCGAACCGAAGATATTGTAAAGGACCTGGAAAAATTAAACCTTGGTTCGCGCTTCCTCGAAGAAGCCGAAACTTCTGCGGTGGCAAGTTCCATACAGACGAGTGATGAAAGCCGCATTCTATGGATACTGCTGGCGATAAATTTTGCCATGTTCATTCTTGAGATTGGAGTTGGCTTTTACGCACAGTCGACGGGGCTTATCGCAGACTCCCTCGATATGCTGGCTGATGCCGCCGTCTATTCGATGAGCCTTTACGCCGTTGGAAGATCCCACTTAATCCAGCACCGAGCGGCACGACTGAGTGGCTGGTTTCAGCTTCTCTTGGCTTTCGGTGCCTTTAGCGAAGTTGCGAGGCGCTTCATCTTTGGGAGTGAACCCAACTCCATCTTCATGATGGGAATGTCCTTCATCGCCCTATGTGCGAACGTCACCTGCCTTCTCCTATTGATGAAACATAGGCAGGGCGCGGTTCACATGCGAGCGAGCTGGATTTTTTCCACGAACGATGTCCTTGCAAACATCGGGGTCCTACTTGCGGGAGCGCTTGTCTACTTTTTCAAATCGTCCTGGCCTGATCTCGTGATTGGACTCCTCATCGCAGCTATCGTGACACGAGGAGCCCTGAGCATTATGAAACTCCCTTCGGTTCAAGAGGCAATTGACGAAGCATAG
- a CDS encoding transposase — MELRKTCTKTANRLKMRQGQIPEIKTLRRTLMKWRNEILNYFVNRITNARTEGFNNVAKLIQKRAYGVKSFKLYRLRYLSACA; from the coding sequence GTGGAATTGAGAAAAACCTGCACGAAGACGGCTAATCGTCTCAAAATGAGACAAGGCCAAATCCCCGAAATAAAAACCCTCAGGCGCACCCTCATGAAATGGAGAAATGAAATCTTGAATTACTTCGTCAATCGCATTACCAATGCCAGAACAGAAGGCTTTAACAACGTCGCAAAGCTAATCCAGAAGAGGGCTTACGGCGTTAAAAGTTTTAAATTGTACAGACTCAGATACCTAAGTGCTTGTGCTTAA
- a CDS encoding cellulase family glycosylhydrolase: MNANISLIPVAIAATLVLTACGKSFNSAKLTDTSSLASRSEAVADISDSSGTANSNATSSEVLVSGRYFVDKNNKVIRLRSMNWDGFNDRGLMLHGLDIQNFDTIVELMKQVGINSIRLPFANKMLSITQPKTSEPVLLRHPYLRGLTPKQAFVEMVRRLTNAGLYVILDNHQTTLDYYGENAGDGLWFSESFSESQWLEDWSLVAQLFQNNSRVIGYELRNEVRAAILKNGTKTPEPKWGGGGAYDWRRAQILAAKKIWSHNAKKIIFLSGVGYNFYIGGSYYTPISPIEVGQIHPHFAYSVHIYGWYEDNQKAVAGRLHEMTKEQQFEVYGRNFGFAIVQNQTFTAPVWVSEFGISSLYNTANDATEWQYWYHFHNLIEYLNLGQISYGYYTLSSYYTKNTANQYYDCRSNISEYYQPTIYSNGSPVFGKIHYEKYCNTYGILTPGWDALASGWRISELRRLLQ, from the coding sequence ATGAACGCGAATATATCATTGATACCTGTAGCAATTGCTGCGACCTTGGTTTTGACGGCCTGTGGAAAGAGCTTCAACTCAGCGAAGCTGACGGATACCAGTTCATTGGCAAGCAGGAGCGAGGCCGTGGCGGATATTTCCGATTCATCGGGCACTGCAAATTCAAATGCAACTTCCTCAGAAGTATTGGTCAGTGGCCGATATTTTGTGGATAAAAATAATAAAGTGATTCGGTTGCGTTCCATGAACTGGGACGGATTCAATGATCGTGGCCTCATGTTACATGGTCTAGATATTCAGAATTTTGACACAATTGTCGAATTGATGAAGCAAGTGGGAATCAATTCCATTCGTTTGCCCTTTGCCAATAAAATGCTCTCGATCACGCAGCCTAAAACATCAGAGCCCGTTCTGCTACGCCACCCTTATCTACGTGGTCTCACGCCAAAGCAAGCCTTTGTGGAGATGGTTCGACGCCTAACAAATGCGGGGCTGTATGTGATTCTCGATAACCATCAGACAACTCTGGATTATTACGGTGAGAACGCCGGAGATGGGTTGTGGTTTAGTGAGTCCTTTTCAGAAAGTCAGTGGTTAGAGGATTGGTCCTTGGTGGCACAACTTTTTCAAAATAATTCGAGAGTGATAGGCTATGAATTACGAAATGAAGTGCGCGCGGCTATTTTAAAGAATGGCACTAAAACTCCGGAGCCGAAATGGGGTGGCGGAGGAGCTTACGATTGGCGGCGAGCTCAGATCTTAGCAGCAAAGAAGATTTGGAGCCACAATGCAAAAAAGATTATTTTCCTCAGTGGAGTTGGATACAATTTTTATATTGGAGGGTCCTATTACACACCAATTTCACCAATTGAGGTGGGACAAATTCATCCTCACTTCGCTTACTCCGTTCACATTTATGGGTGGTACGAGGATAATCAAAAAGCTGTGGCGGGACGACTGCACGAGATGACCAAAGAGCAACAATTTGAGGTTTATGGTCGGAACTTTGGCTTTGCCATTGTTCAAAATCAGACCTTCACGGCGCCCGTCTGGGTTAGCGAGTTTGGGATCTCGAGCTTGTATAACACGGCGAATGATGCGACAGAATGGCAGTACTGGTACCACTTTCACAATCTGATTGAATATTTGAACCTAGGCCAGATCAGCTATGGCTATTACACTTTGTCCAGCTATTACACCAAGAACACAGCAAATCAATATTATGACTGCCGCTCCAATATCAGCGAATACTATCAGCCAACCATCTATTCCAACGGGAGCCCCGTATTTGGAAAGATTCACTATGAAAAGTACTGCAACACCTACGGGATTCTAACTCCGGGATGGGATGCCTTAGCAAGTGGCTGGAGAATTTCGGAATTGCGCCGTTTGCTTCAATAG
- a CDS encoding cytochrome c/FTR1 family iron permease gives MKKIIFTLSILFSLSVAALANPPAPKNSPDIVVHLLDYLAKDYGGAVQNGKVVSKSEYAEQVEFAEIVEKNANGVEKLHVNQEFMSGINRLQSLIRSKGAAEEVSKLARNLQQDAIRLAGIEVAPTHWPDLAKGASLYQANCVSCHGASGRGDGIAGASLDPKPANFHDPDLVWNSAPYKFYNTIRLGVPGTGMAAFSHLSDEDVWALAFYLKSLPYADHPKGRAAELSLKEAATFTDADIAERLGGKSDKVIAMIGSLRTDAGGPVNKDPMRIAEELLNESVAAAKENDFESAGRLSLRAYLEGIEPLEPKMKANLPGFVEDIESRMSAYRASLDKREPIAKIEAQKSEIFGKLREAKNLFSQNKMSPAVAFGAAFSIFLREGFEAVLIIIVLISILRAMGQPEAIRWVHVGWGTAVGVGLITWFASGLLISMSGLSREIMEGAISILAVMVLVYVGFWLHRYSELKKWRDFLEAKLKHGLNKGSYLLLAVVAFMAVFREAFEVVLFLRAIWIDLESSGQTIAGTGVLSSFILLMGLSYFAVRESKKLPLRKLFQVCSWTMIALAVVLAGKGIHSLQEAGIVPVSTLAIPLRMDLVGLYPSIQTLAVQAIVIAVFGFLLLSDKARSQVTS, from the coding sequence ATGAAAAAAATTATTTTTACGCTTTCAATTCTTTTTTCTTTATCTGTTGCAGCCTTGGCGAATCCGCCTGCACCCAAAAATTCCCCGGATATCGTTGTGCATCTTTTGGACTATCTTGCAAAAGACTACGGCGGTGCTGTTCAGAACGGAAAAGTAGTCAGTAAATCTGAATACGCGGAACAAGTGGAGTTCGCAGAGATTGTCGAAAAGAACGCGAACGGCGTCGAAAAACTTCACGTGAATCAAGAATTCATGTCGGGAATAAATCGACTTCAGTCTCTGATTCGCTCAAAGGGAGCGGCGGAGGAAGTCTCGAAGCTCGCCCGAAATCTCCAGCAGGATGCCATTCGTCTTGCCGGTATCGAGGTCGCTCCCACGCATTGGCCCGATCTAGCCAAGGGTGCTTCGCTTTATCAGGCAAATTGCGTGAGCTGCCACGGGGCAAGCGGAAGGGGCGACGGGATTGCGGGAGCGAGTCTTGATCCAAAGCCCGCAAACTTTCATGACCCAGACCTTGTTTGGAATAGCGCTCCCTATAAGTTCTATAACACCATTCGCCTTGGAGTCCCTGGAACCGGCATGGCTGCTTTTTCCCATCTTTCTGATGAAGACGTTTGGGCACTTGCTTTTTATTTGAAATCGCTTCCATATGCAGATCACCCTAAGGGCAGGGCCGCCGAGCTTTCACTGAAGGAAGCGGCAACTTTCACAGATGCGGATATTGCCGAAAGGCTGGGCGGAAAAAGCGACAAGGTTATTGCCATGATCGGCTCGCTTCGCACGGATGCAGGTGGACCGGTTAATAAAGACCCGATGCGGATCGCCGAAGAGCTTTTGAATGAAAGTGTTGCGGCAGCGAAAGAAAATGACTTTGAATCCGCAGGAAGGCTCTCACTTCGCGCTTATCTTGAGGGAATAGAACCGCTAGAACCAAAGATGAAAGCGAATCTTCCCGGTTTCGTTGAGGACATCGAATCTAGAATGAGCGCCTATCGTGCTTCTCTCGATAAGCGTGAACCGATCGCGAAAATTGAAGCGCAAAAATCGGAAATTTTTGGGAAACTCCGGGAAGCGAAGAATCTTTTTTCTCAAAATAAAATGTCGCCAGCAGTCGCCTTTGGCGCGGCGTTTTCGATTTTCCTGCGCGAGGGATTTGAGGCGGTGCTTATCATCATTGTCCTTATCAGTATTCTAAGAGCCATGGGGCAGCCAGAAGCCATTCGATGGGTTCATGTCGGCTGGGGAACTGCTGTGGGAGTTGGACTTATCACTTGGTTTGCCTCTGGCCTCCTGATTTCCATGAGCGGCCTGAGCCGCGAGATTATGGAGGGCGCAATCTCGATTCTTGCCGTTATGGTTCTCGTGTATGTGGGATTTTGGCTTCATCGCTACTCAGAACTGAAAAAGTGGCGCGACTTTTTAGAGGCGAAACTTAAGCATGGGCTCAACAAGGGCAGCTATTTACTCCTCGCCGTCGTGGCATTCATGGCGGTTTTTCGTGAGGCTTTCGAGGTCGTACTATTTCTTCGAGCAATTTGGATTGATCTTGAGTCCTCGGGGCAAACGATCGCGGGAACCGGCGTGCTGAGTTCTTTTATTCTGCTCATGGGACTTTCGTACTTCGCTGTCCGTGAAAGTAAGAAACTTCCGCTTAGAAAGTTGTTTCAAGTTTGCTCCTGGACCATGATTGCGCTGGCCGTGGTATTGGCAGGAAAGGGAATTCACTCGCTCCAGGAAGCAGGAATTGTCCCAGTATCTACGCTTGCGATTCCTCTGAGAATGGACCTTGTGGGCCTTTATCCGAGCATTCAAACGCTGGCCGTCCAAGCTATAGTAATCGCGGTCTTTGGCTTTCTTTTGCTGAGTGATAAGGCTCGATCACAGGTGACCTCGTAA
- the glpX gene encoding class II fructose-bisphosphatase → MDRNLALEFVRITEFAALASARYMGRGNEKEADQAAVDSMRRAFDSVNINGTVVIGEGERDEAPMLYIGEKVGRNTPESPKVDIALDPLEGTTICAKGGVGAISVIAIAERGNFLHAPDTYMDKLACGPQARGSIDLNLSPTENIERVARALSKNVEDMTVVILDRPRHEQLIGEVRRTGARIRLIGDGDVSAGIAVCWPDSGIDLLMGVGGAPEGVITAAALKCMGGDFQGRLQFRNEEEKKRAFRMGIKDLHRAYGRDELAQGDVMFCATGVTDGPLLKGVRYYSNQRASTHSIVMRSATGTTRRIEADHDFSIKPLW, encoded by the coding sequence ATGGATAGAAACCTGGCCCTTGAGTTTGTGAGGATTACTGAGTTTGCAGCACTCGCCTCGGCCCGATACATGGGACGTGGCAATGAAAAGGAAGCAGATCAGGCAGCAGTAGACTCAATGCGTCGCGCTTTCGATTCAGTTAATATCAATGGCACAGTTGTGATTGGGGAGGGGGAGAGGGATGAGGCCCCCATGCTCTATATCGGAGAGAAGGTCGGCCGAAACACGCCGGAATCACCAAAAGTTGACATTGCTCTTGATCCTTTGGAGGGGACCACGATTTGTGCCAAAGGTGGGGTTGGAGCGATTTCTGTCATTGCGATTGCAGAAAGAGGAAATTTTTTGCATGCGCCGGATACGTACATGGACAAGCTGGCCTGCGGTCCGCAGGCCCGAGGCTCAATTGATTTGAATTTATCTCCGACCGAAAATATTGAGCGGGTCGCTCGGGCTCTAAGCAAAAATGTTGAAGATATGACCGTCGTGATTTTGGATCGTCCACGTCATGAGCAATTGATTGGCGAGGTTCGTAGGACGGGGGCGCGCATTCGTCTCATCGGAGACGGAGACGTTTCTGCTGGAATTGCTGTCTGCTGGCCAGACTCGGGCATTGATCTTTTAATGGGAGTGGGTGGAGCGCCGGAGGGTGTGATCACGGCTGCGGCTCTTAAATGTATGGGCGGTGACTTTCAGGGGCGCCTTCAATTTCGCAACGAAGAGGAGAAAAAGAGAGCTTTTCGAATGGGAATCAAGGATCTTCATCGTGCCTATGGTCGCGATGAATTGGCTCAAGGCGATGTTATGTTTTGTGCGACAGGGGTGACCGATGGCCCCCTCCTCAAAGGGGTTCGTTACTACTCCAATCAGAGGGCTTCGACCCATTCAATTGTGATGAGATCGGCAACGGGTACAACCCGGAGGATCGAAGCTGATCATGATTTCAGTATCAAACCTCTTTGGTAG
- the pgsA gene encoding CDP-diacylglycerol--glycerol-3-phosphate 3-phosphatidyltransferase, which produces MNSQHDWKKSLPMWATYTRIGFTPLIVLSLYLDRPWKGWAAAFIFFVGSLTDWLDGYWARKYQAESAMGKFMDPIADKILVLGALIMLLNVHRVDPLMVILLLSRDIFIGGLRSVAAANRVIISAKPFGKGKTAIQMIGIPLLLIDNSLFELPTQQVGYWLLWMSVVLSFGSGLQYTIGYYRGRSASLSTNSHHHIVDKQNNPT; this is translated from the coding sequence ATGAATTCGCAGCATGACTGGAAAAAGTCGCTCCCTATGTGGGCGACGTACACTAGAATTGGTTTTACCCCCCTTATTGTGTTGAGCCTTTATCTCGATCGGCCTTGGAAGGGCTGGGCCGCCGCTTTTATCTTTTTTGTTGGTTCTCTGACCGACTGGCTGGACGGATATTGGGCGCGCAAATATCAGGCAGAAAGCGCGATGGGAAAATTTATGGACCCCATCGCAGATAAAATTCTTGTTCTTGGCGCCCTCATCATGCTTCTCAACGTCCACCGAGTTGATCCGCTGATGGTTATTCTCTTATTATCCCGTGACATTTTCATCGGCGGACTTCGCTCTGTCGCAGCGGCCAATAGAGTGATCATCTCGGCAAAGCCCTTTGGCAAGGGCAAAACGGCCATACAGATGATAGGAATTCCCCTGCTCCTTATTGACAATTCCCTCTTTGAACTTCCGACTCAGCAGGTCGGCTATTGGCTTCTTTGGATGAGCGTTGTGTTGAGTTTTGGATCGGGACTCCAGTACACCATTGGATACTATCGAGGACGCAGCGCCTCCTTATCGACAAACTCCCATCACCATATCGTAGACAAGCAAAACAATCCCACATAG
- a CDS encoding recombinase family protein, translating into MSQIAERYSVSREYVRKILENSGVTEFDSHRPGYLTGSVPYGWKKQNGKLIPHLAEQRVIEEMHRLRICGKSLRMIAQNLNSKGFKTKEGKNWHPQSVKRALAHNLKNSQQPINQEKNQCSQHSKNSSS; encoded by the coding sequence TTGAGCCAAATTGCCGAACGCTACTCCGTATCTAGGGAGTATGTCCGCAAAATTTTGGAGAATTCAGGCGTCACAGAATTCGATTCCCACCGGCCCGGCTACCTCACGGGGTCCGTGCCTTATGGGTGGAAAAAGCAAAATGGAAAGCTCATTCCCCATCTCGCGGAGCAGCGGGTCATAGAGGAAATGCACCGCCTCCGCATTTGCGGAAAATCGCTCCGCATGATCGCGCAGAACCTCAACTCAAAAGGGTTCAAAACCAAAGAGGGTAAGAACTGGCACCCTCAGTCCGTCAAACGGGCGCTCGCCCACAATCTAAAAAATTCCCAACAACCTATTAACCAGGAGAAAAACCAATGCTCGCAGCACTCAAAGAACTCATCCTCTTAA